In Pleurocapsa sp. PCC 7319, the following are encoded in one genomic region:
- a CDS encoding glycosyltransferase family 9 protein encodes MMKLFRDQPLPTKPHLAVFSSTKVGNFVITTPLLRGLKEKYPDCVLDFFGSEITRDFEIHSPYIDWRFSLYSQHFNFLESLANAILLRRQQAGNYDLVINCDEFSEINLVMVTALRPTYVAGGALSLDFRSKLDASDDPVQKMLLDSDWDSPGFLQRHSSLISSNYISEIFCRIAYVDTDFFKLEVPSQPPQFSVPDVLIHVTASRPAKMWSVKYWQQVIEWCQSQAFTVGLVGSSPSLQQLHYCANDAETELLTNTSLIDLRGQTSLTELAGTCRQAKVFISVDTGPMHIAAAVGCPVVAIFGNDQEGNGASPCRLWAPRQAQVKIAHSNYTCTLCQENRFRNHSCLLSEHSCMNHLKAEQVIHHIENLLEMNGLRQTLCSTSHPSSSLSRRDLPFNSLPIEAVPP; translated from the coding sequence ATGATGAAACTCTTTCGCGATCAACCATTACCTACTAAACCTCACTTGGCCGTTTTTTCCTCTACCAAAGTAGGAAACTTTGTGATTACGACTCCTCTCCTCAGGGGACTAAAAGAGAAATATCCCGATTGTGTCCTAGATTTTTTTGGCAGCGAAATCACTCGCGATTTTGAAATTCACTCTCCCTACATTGACTGGCGATTCTCTCTTTATTCCCAACATTTTAACTTTTTGGAGTCCTTAGCTAATGCCATTCTTCTGCGGCGTCAGCAAGCAGGGAACTATGACTTGGTGATTAATTGTGATGAGTTTAGTGAAATTAATTTGGTTATGGTAACCGCCTTACGCCCTACCTACGTGGCTGGCGGTGCCCTATCGCTTGATTTTCGCTCGAAACTAGATGCTAGCGACGATCCAGTGCAAAAAATGCTGCTCGATTCAGATTGGGATAGTCCAGGGTTTTTGCAACGTCACAGCAGCTTGATTAGCAGCAATTACATCAGCGAGATTTTTTGTCGTATTGCTTATGTAGATACCGATTTCTTCAAGTTAGAGGTTCCCAGCCAGCCCCCCCAGTTTAGCGTCCCCGATGTGCTAATTCATGTGACAGCTTCTCGTCCAGCCAAAATGTGGTCAGTGAAATACTGGCAACAGGTGATCGAGTGGTGCCAGTCACAAGCCTTTACAGTTGGTTTAGTGGGCAGCAGTCCTAGTCTTCAGCAATTGCATTACTGCGCTAACGATGCTGAAACAGAGTTGTTAACCAATACTTCATTGATAGATCTTAGGGGACAAACTTCTCTTACCGAACTCGCAGGGACTTGCCGTCAGGCAAAAGTCTTTATCTCTGTCGATACAGGACCTATGCATATTGCTGCTGCCGTAGGTTGCCCTGTTGTCGCAATCTTTGGCAACGACCAAGAGGGTAATGGAGCCAGCCCTTGTAGGCTCTGGGCACCTCGACAAGCCCAAGTGAAAATCGCCCACTCAAATTATACCTGTACCCTATGCCAAGAAAACCGCTTTCGCAATCATTCTTGTTTGCTGAGCGAACATTCTTGCATGAATCATCTAAAGGCTGAACAAGTTATTCACCATATAGAAAATTTACTAGAGATGAATGGATTGAGACAAACACTCTGTTCGACCTCTCATCCGTCGAGCAGTCTATCACGAAGGGATTTGCCATTTAATAGCTTACCAATCGAAGCCGTTCCTCCGTGA
- a CDS encoding TIGR03032 family protein has protein sequence MILATPLTKSIVQERDQSYRSLHTESLPDLLNQLGISLLVSTYQAGKLIVVRANEGSLNTHFRLFNKPMGLAADGSRLAIGSGSQIWELKNVPATAAKLHPPDKHDACYLPQNIHFTGDIDIHEMAWGDQGLWFVNTRFSCLCNLDRDHSFVPRWRPKFVSAYAPEDRCHLNGLGMVDGQPKYVTALGISDFPGGWRRNKANGGLIIDFESHEIVAQGLSMPHSPRWYRDRLWVLESGYGGLATVDPKTGQWERVVELPGFTRGLDFYGPLAFIGLSQVRETSMFSHMPIVEEMEQRICGVWVVNIESGQTVAYLKFEEAVQEIFAVQVLDGIKFPEIIDSDTDHLNASYVLPDDALAEVAFTPLNEQPIFWGDRSPTAPASVTSVVVVMPVFNLQDQTLQEQDEYDLQKTFNSIDASWTYCQAHYPQSEKLTFEVIIVDDGSTDNTWEWVNSLCADRPHYSLVQHDHCKGLAAARNTGVSLSQAQVICYCDPGSIYQEKHIFTVLTALNQPLSEDHQPRCQLANFFPAAVKTGLQFSDSVHADWQSELQQSSLLNIGIRRAAHHFIGGFADLDANSLSDDMLGDRVYHALLNHFFGVVEVELSTVETKQFSGNTHNFTREKLQQESEISPVVLALVEAQIPRRQEFLTQQLPQAGDPNHWFRLGNEAHNHGDWVAAARHYYRCLTLQPNAIEARYNLGVTHIDLEQWLAGVYHLQQVIEVNPQHVQAYNSIGMALSKQNKLEETVAYYQKAIALQPDFAKAHMNLGMILLSNGYFLKGFAEFEWRWQTDQFVAIDCPKPKWDGSNLTGKTILIHTEQGAGDAIQFVRYIPLVAAQAERVLLVCTDVLRPLLATVPGIDKIFGPGDISLRDFDTYIALMSLPHVLGTTLETIPTQVPYVRSPVKQSGKVDKWAGLVSALPDQLKVGIAWGGSPTQGNDRNRSCRLLDFLTLLRVPGVQFFSLQKGARVAELSDLPSDINLQDLNPHIHNWGDTAAAMEHLDLVIAVDTGVVHLAGALGKPVWVMLSFVPDWRWLSDRDDNPWYPTMRLFRQQRPGDWSRVFDQAIAALTEFVPPPPLSDISPLLPGITQQKDLSEASSSSSSSPQKIGIGWPVSITSGWGVYGLNLTLQLLQTQGYEPQLLVPSQLSLNDLNPVQQIQLASLWQEQKSVSAASNRHPKVPLGGFTLHALDSQFLGLTMPDEFNSQLRVGVVFREDTQISPQQQDQANAYDLIVSGSSWNTDLLKSQGIKQVRQVFQGIDPTLFYPGSKSDLWAGRFVIFSGGKLEYRKGQDIAIAAFKQFHQRHPEALLVTAWHNAWPQYMAGLEQTGYVVGLPQLSDQQQLLIPQWLAANGIPTNALCALGAIPNHQMGSILREVDAAVFPNRCEGGTNLAAMECLACGIPTILSANTGHLDLIEEQHCYPLRTQRPVKSIPTFKGVEGWGESEVEEIVEKLELIYTDATKAKDRGQAAAAFMADWSWQKQISRLLQVLEVEI, from the coding sequence GTGATTCTAGCTACACCGCTAACCAAATCAATTGTTCAAGAGCGAGATCAATCTTATCGTAGTCTGCATACCGAAAGCTTGCCAGACTTGTTAAATCAGCTGGGAATTTCGTTGTTAGTTTCCACTTATCAGGCTGGAAAGCTAATTGTAGTGCGCGCGAATGAGGGCAGCCTGAATACCCACTTTCGACTGTTCAATAAGCCGATGGGTCTAGCGGCAGATGGGTCTCGTTTAGCTATTGGTTCAGGTAGTCAGATCTGGGAACTTAAAAATGTACCAGCAACAGCCGCAAAACTTCATCCGCCTGATAAGCACGATGCTTGCTATTTGCCACAAAATATTCATTTCACGGGAGATATTGATATTCACGAGATGGCTTGGGGAGATCAAGGGTTATGGTTTGTCAACACTCGCTTTAGTTGTCTATGTAACCTCGATAGAGACCACAGCTTTGTGCCGCGCTGGCGACCTAAGTTTGTTAGTGCTTATGCCCCTGAAGATCGCTGTCATCTAAATGGGCTAGGAATGGTTGACGGTCAACCTAAGTATGTCACCGCTCTGGGTATCAGCGATTTTCCTGGAGGCTGGCGTCGTAATAAAGCCAATGGGGGGCTGATCATTGATTTTGAAAGCCATGAGATTGTGGCTCAAGGGCTATCGATGCCCCATTCTCCCCGTTGGTATCGCGATCGCCTTTGGGTGTTGGAATCTGGATATGGCGGTTTGGCTACCGTAGACCCTAAAACAGGGCAATGGGAACGGGTGGTTGAGCTACCAGGATTCACTCGTGGGCTAGACTTCTATGGTCCGCTGGCTTTTATTGGTCTTTCTCAAGTTCGAGAAACCTCGATGTTTAGCCATATGCCGATTGTTGAGGAGATGGAACAGCGCATCTGCGGGGTTTGGGTAGTCAACATAGAGTCTGGGCAAACTGTGGCTTATCTCAAATTTGAAGAGGCAGTTCAAGAAATCTTCGCAGTTCAAGTGCTTGATGGCATAAAATTTCCAGAGATTATTGATAGCGATACTGACCATCTCAATGCCTCTTATGTGTTGCCAGATGATGCTCTGGCAGAGGTGGCTTTTACCCCCCTGAATGAACAGCCTATATTTTGGGGCGATCGCTCCCCTACCGCTCCTGCTAGCGTAACTTCGGTAGTGGTGGTGATGCCGGTCTTTAATCTGCAAGACCAAACTCTCCAGGAACAGGACGAATACGACTTACAAAAAACCTTCAACAGCATTGATGCGAGTTGGACTTACTGCCAAGCCCACTATCCCCAATCCGAAAAGCTAACTTTTGAAGTGATAATTGTTGATGATGGGTCTACTGACAACACTTGGGAATGGGTAAATAGCCTATGCGCTGACCGACCTCATTACAGCCTAGTTCAGCACGATCACTGCAAGGGGTTGGCTGCCGCTCGGAATACAGGTGTTAGTTTGTCCCAGGCTCAGGTCATCTGTTACTGCGATCCTGGGAGTATTTATCAAGAAAAACATATTTTTACTGTGCTGACGGCTTTAAATCAGCCGCTGTCAGAAGACCATCAACCCCGATGCCAACTTGCTAACTTCTTCCCTGCTGCGGTGAAAACGGGACTACAATTTTCAGATTCTGTTCATGCTGACTGGCAATCTGAACTACAGCAGAGTAGCTTACTTAATATAGGCATTCGCAGAGCAGCCCACCACTTTATCGGGGGGTTTGCAGATTTAGATGCGAACTCTCTTTCGGATGATATGTTAGGCGATCGCGTTTACCATGCTTTGCTTAATCATTTCTTTGGCGTAGTTGAGGTGGAACTATCCACCGTCGAAACCAAACAATTTTCAGGCAATACTCATAACTTTACTAGAGAAAAACTGCAACAAGAGTCAGAAATCTCTCCCGTTGTTTTAGCCCTGGTAGAGGCTCAAATCCCTCGACGACAAGAATTTTTAACGCAGCAGTTGCCTCAGGCAGGTGATCCTAACCATTGGTTTCGCTTAGGGAATGAGGCTCACAATCACGGTGACTGGGTGGCTGCTGCCCGCCATTACTATCGTTGCCTAACTCTTCAGCCCAATGCGATCGAAGCACGCTATAACCTGGGAGTTACCCATATCGATTTGGAGCAGTGGCTTGCAGGGGTTTATCATCTCCAGCAAGTGATTGAGGTGAACCCTCAGCACGTTCAAGCCTATAACAGTATAGGTATGGCTTTGAGTAAGCAAAATAAACTAGAAGAAACTGTTGCTTATTACCAAAAGGCGATCGCTCTACAACCCGATTTCGCCAAGGCTCATATGAATCTGGGCATGATTCTGCTCAGCAATGGTTATTTTTTAAAGGGCTTTGCCGAGTTTGAGTGGCGCTGGCAAACCGATCAATTTGTAGCGATAGACTGCCCTAAGCCTAAATGGGATGGCAGCAACCTAACGGGTAAAACTATTTTGATTCACACCGAGCAAGGTGCTGGGGATGCGATTCAGTTTGTCCGCTATATTCCCTTGGTAGCAGCCCAAGCCGAGCGGGTGTTACTTGTCTGTACCGATGTATTGCGTCCTTTGCTAGCAACTGTTCCAGGCATTGACAAAATCTTTGGTCCAGGGGACATTTCCCTCCGGGATTTTGATACGTATATTGCGCTCATGAGCTTACCTCATGTATTGGGTACCACCTTAGAAACAATTCCCACTCAGGTGCCCTATGTACGATCGCCTGTTAAACAGTCTGGGAAAGTAGACAAATGGGCTGGTCTGGTCAGTGCCCTGCCCGACCAGCTAAAAGTAGGTATCGCTTGGGGTGGCAGTCCGACCCAAGGCAATGATCGCAATCGCTCCTGTCGGTTGCTGGATTTTCTGACCCTATTGCGAGTCCCTGGTGTCCAATTTTTTAGCTTGCAAAAGGGCGCAAGGGTTGCCGAACTCTCCGACTTGCCGTCAGATATTAATCTCCAGGATCTCAACCCACACATCCACAACTGGGGCGATACCGCAGCAGCGATGGAACATTTAGATCTTGTAATTGCTGTCGATACTGGAGTGGTTCATCTGGCTGGTGCTCTGGGCAAACCCGTCTGGGTAATGTTGAGCTTTGTCCCCGATTGGCGCTGGCTAAGCGATCGCGACGATAACCCTTGGTATCCAACCATGCGCTTGTTCCGCCAGCAGCGACCTGGTGACTGGTCTAGAGTGTTTGATCAGGCGATCGCTGCGTTAACAGAGTTTGTGCCACCGCCTCCTCTGTCAGATATTTCTCCACTCCTACCAGGTATTACTCAGCAAAAAGATCTCTCCGAAGCTTCGAGCAGTTCCTCCTCAAGTCCCCAGAAAATTGGTATTGGTTGGCCAGTAAGCATTACCAGTGGCTGGGGCGTATATGGTCTGAATTTGACCCTACAACTCCTGCAAACCCAAGGTTACGAACCCCAATTACTTGTTCCCTCACAACTTTCTCTAAATGATTTAAATCCCGTTCAACAAATTCAATTAGCTTCACTTTGGCAAGAGCAAAAGTCTGTTTCAGCAGCAAGTAACCGCCATCCTAAAGTTCCGTTGGGTGGATTTACCCTCCATGCCCTTGACTCTCAATTCTTAGGTTTAACGATGCCAGATGAATTCAATAGTCAGCTCAGGGTAGGGGTTGTTTTTAGAGAAGATACTCAAATCTCACCCCAGCAACAAGACCAGGCAAACGCTTACGATTTAATTGTCAGCGGCTCTAGTTGGAATACAGACTTACTCAAAAGTCAGGGCATTAAGCAGGTACGGCAAGTTTTTCAGGGAATTGACCCTACTCTTTTTTATCCTGGGTCAAAGTCCGACCTTTGGGCAGGAAGATTTGTGATTTTTTCAGGTGGTAAATTGGAATACCGCAAGGGTCAAGATATTGCGATCGCAGCCTTTAAACAGTTTCATCAGCGTCATCCAGAAGCACTATTGGTGACTGCTTGGCACAATGCCTGGCCTCAGTATATGGCAGGTCTAGAGCAAACTGGTTATGTAGTAGGGTTGCCCCAACTCTCTGACCAGCAACAACTATTGATTCCTCAATGGCTAGCTGCCAATGGCATCCCAACCAATGCCCTCTGTGCCCTTGGAGCTATTCCCAATCACCAAATGGGAAGTATTTTGAGAGAAGTTGATGCCGCTGTTTTTCCCAATCGCTGTGAAGGTGGCACTAATCTAGCAGCAATGGAATGTTTGGCTTGTGGGATTCCCACTATTCTCTCAGCCAATACTGGGCATCTAGACCTGATTGAAGAACAACATTGTTATCCCTTAAGAACTCAACGACCAGTCAAATCTATCCCCACCTTTAAGGGTGTTGAGGGATGGGGTGAATCTGAGGTTGAAGAAATCGTCGAAAAGCTAGAACTTATCTACACTGACGCTACTAAGGCTAAAGATCGAGGTCAAGCGGCAGCTGCCTTTATGGCAGATTGGAGCTGGCAAAAACAGATTTCTCGTTTACTTCAAGTTTTGGAGGTAGAGATTTAA